The genomic DNA TTGCGTGTACATTTGTATGCTGGATAGCATGTGACCGTGAGTCCGTGCGTCTGTCCGTGCGCTCGTGATGGCGGCGGGCTCCTCCGTGTCCCGCGTCATGTGACGGGGAGGGGCAGCGAAACCTTCTGGTGGCTGACAATGTCGCCGAGCTGCTGCTTGATCTTCAGGAACAGACGCTTGAACTCCAGGCCGTCACCCTGAGCCGAGGGACAGAGGGGGACACGGGGAGACAGACGGTGAGTGATATTTTAATCATTTCTGTCCATCTTTTTGATTCTAACCAGCCCGTGATAGATCCAGCGGACGGGCAGCGGGGCTGTCAGCCTGTCCCTACAGACAGTCCCTCGGGGCCCACACTCACCTTGGACAGCCGGAAGTCGACCAGAATCCTTTGCTCCATCTCCAGCAGGTGCACCTTGAAGATCAGCTTGTTGTTTCGGCGATCTGTCGTCGACACCGTCACCTAAGAGGAGACGAGAGGTCCGGATTGCATCAAAGCCCGGAAAGGCAGCCGCATCCCCCGTGCCCCGAGACAACCCCGACCCTGGGCCCCGGCCGCCCCTGCTACCTGATTGGTGCAGCTCTGTTTCCAGGTGTGGCCCATGCCGAGACACACGTCCCGGAGAGCCGAGCAGGTGCGGTCCTCTCCCACCGCCGTGAAGAAGCGCGTCATCCGCCTGACCAGACGCTGCCACgggccctgagagagagaaagagagactgaCTCAATCGAAAGAGGTGTGCGTCACTGCGTCCACCGTGTAGCAGTGGAGCCTTGCGTGTCGGTACATTGGGGCAGGGCACGCGGTGGCTCAGGGCTCAGGGTTCACACTACAGGTTTGTTTCGTATTCAGTACAAACGGAGACCACCGAAAGAGCTGGTCTCGGTCCGTTTGGCAAAATAATCGAGTTCGGTCCGCCTGAGAAACTTGAATGTGACACTGGAAGGTCTCTGTTCTTTTGTAATCATGTCACCCAACCAGAAATAACGTGTAGTTTTGTACCAGCGAGTTCTTACTGTTAATGGTAACATCAGTAATCTTAACACAACTGGATATTGGGGATTAATCATCAAGGGTGTTACACCAAGGGATTCCCATTCTTTCTAAACAGAATCAATTACAACGAAGTTAACATGCACAGGTAGAGCGTACGATCTGATCTGAAGATGCCGCGTGGGAGCGAGTGATTTTTCAATCATTTTGCagcttatttgtattttgtttgtgtgagaaaGTAAGTGTCAGAAATAACTAATTTCTGTAAAAAAACTTGTTGAACACCCCCTCTTATGTTTAATGTATGATGTAAAGCAGCACTGTGTTTAAAGGTATGACagaagcagtaaaatactctagatggatatttagggacgccacactactgtgttattgtatatgtcatgcaaaacaatcaccatttgGCAGTGCAACACTGATTACAATATCCACAAGTATAGCAGCCTGTTGTTGTGTTCAGTAACTGCACACAGTGTTTAAATATTGGATGCGTTCATGATACAGACAATCGTCACAGACTGTGAAACTGAATTGCTTTGCCGGTCAGATCTGCACAACGCAACGCACACACAGGTCTATTATTATCAAATGTGTTTGACTACTGCATGTAGTTACTGTATTACCTTCATATGTATGTTATTGTACatgttatgctgccatttcttatatgcactaatcatgtaaaatgtaaatattaatacaaaatataggaATGTTATCATTACAAAACGAtccgagctcacttgattattgcaacatgaacacaagtgatccgagtcctgagaaaacacggaagtGAACCACGAAAACGCACCCGAGTTCGAGCATAGCACGTCTGTGAACAGCAGCGCACTGATGCACTGTTTCACAGCAAACGAACCGAACCGACTGAAGCGAATCCAGTGTGAACGGGTCAGGGTGGGTTACCTGGCTGGACCCCGGGGTGCCCAGCAGCTGGCTGCTCAGCAGCATGTGTTCAGGGCAGGCGGGCTGGGAGAAGCTGAGCAGCTGCCCCACACCTGGcacactgcccccccccacctcccacgAGCCCAGCGCCGTCACCGGCTCTGGCTGGGAGCTGGACACCTGCGCACCCtcctccctgagagagagagagatgagaacGGCAAGTCTGCACTGAACACCAGCAGTGAGAACATGCAAACacaggcacacaaacacacacacacaatcagaaaGATAGACGTGCACAAGAGGaacgcacacaaacacgcacgcacaaacacaTAGAGCTGCCGACTGCGTTAGAGTGGCGGGGGGCGGTGTGCTCTCTGACCTGCGGGTCCGGCCGGTCTGCTCAGAGTCGGCGCGCAGCATCTTATTCCCCGAGCCCTGCGAGTCACACTGCCCCCCGCTGGACGAGGACAGGCGTTTCGCCCCTGCAGGACAGAGACAACACAGTCACCATGTGTGCACTACAGTACAACTGCCCTACACACTGCCCTTCAGTACTCCTGGAGCGCCAGTGCCAGGTACCTGTCCTGAAGCTGCGGCAGTACCAGCGGTCCTTCTTGATGTCTGGGATGGTGATCCTCTTGTCAGGGTCGTGCAGCAGCATCCTGGACAACAGACCTGGacacagcagagagagaaagagacagacaggagGTCAGGACACagcgagacagagagacaggcagcAGGTCAGGAcacagcagagagacagacagacagacaggtcaGAACACAGCGAGACAgagaggagatggagagagggagggagggaggaaggggcAGGTAAGCGGACGGAGAGAAGCAGAGTGTCTTACTGAGGGGAGCAGCATTGATTTTCTTCcagggtgtgaggaaggtcttCTTCTGCAGCCAGTCAGAGTACTCCTGGCAGCTCTCACTGGGCTGGTCCCACGGCAGCTCTGCAACAGCACGGGACCAGCAGAGCGTCAGTCCCCGGCCTCACAGCCTCCACCCCCTGCCCCACCCCGACTCCGtccccctctccatctctctcaccCCCGGCCAGCATGGCGGTGAGGACGATGCCGCAGGCCCACAGGTCCACTGGCGGGGCGTGGAACTCGCCCGGGGAGAGCAACTCGGGCGCCACGTAGGGCATCGTGCCACACAGCCGGCCCAGCCGCCGCTCGCGCCCGCGGTGCCGGAACATGGTGGCCAGGCCGAAGTCCGAGATCTTCAGGTtgtctgagagagagtgagagagactttcaattttatttattttgtttgaccaTATCTGTAAATGTTTTGTCCACTTCCTTTTTATTTCACTGATGTGGTTCTAGGTCTGTCTTCCTGTTCTAGAGCTGCCTGGCTCAGAATCTGACTACAGAAGGGccccaccccctgcccccgggcCCCGCGGCTCACCTCCCTCGTCCAGCAGCAGGTTCTCGGGCTTGATGTCTCTGTGAGTGATGCCGACGCTGTGGAGGTACTCCTGAGACACAGAACAACAGACACGTCAGAGAGGCTCGCGCCAGGGTCGCAGCGCACGGCGGGGGCTCGGTGACAGAGCGCCAGTCCGAGGGGGTCTGGGCTGCCGGGGGACAGATGCTCACCACGCCCGCCATCAGCTGCTGGAAAAAACGATGAGCGTCCGACTCCGGCATCCCCACATCCGGctctgagggagagggagagagagggagagggaggttatttatgtatgtatgtacacgtCTTGATGAGTATAATTTGCCTTGAATACTTATGATAGTCCTGCCAAAAAGGACCTTTAACTTGAACTGCACTAAACTAGTTTGAATTGAACTGAACTGGTTTAAACTCACCTAAACTGAACTGgtttgaactgaactgaactggttTAAACTCACTTAATCTGAACTGAACTGGTCTGAATTGAACTGAAATGGTTTAAACTCACctaaactgaactgaactggttTGAACTGAACAGGGGGCTTTACACGCATGTGTCAGTATAACCTCATCAGCATCTCCTCAGCTGCTCGGCCAACGGCTCCTCGCTCCCACACCAGCGCCCCCCCCGCCCTCACCGATGCGGTCGAAGAGCTCCCCCCCGCTGCAATACTCCAGGAACAGGTACTGCGTGGGGCCCTCGCGCCGGTGCCCGAAGTAGCGCACGATAGCCGCGTGGCTGAGCAGCCTGTTGATGCACACCTCCTTCTTCATGTTCTCGGCGCAGTCGGCCGCCCGGGAGGTGTCCACCACCTTCACCGCCACCGCCTCCCCGGTCTGCCGGTTCACCAGGAGACGCACCCTGAGGGGAGGGGTGCAGGGACAGGAGGGGTGGGAGAGGGAACAAGGAAAGAGGGAGGTGGAGGAATAATTATAATTACTAGATAAGAAGTTTCTAGAAACTTCATCTGCATTGTAAAATGTCTGTTATAAGACCCTTTACAAGAGTATCTGATGAATATGAGCAGATCAGCATGCTAAACACAATTTAAGGAATTGTAGCTTCAAAGCTTGATAGCTTGTCTCTGGAAGGCTTTATGAGAGCATATTGCATTTGACCTGAcaggaaggtcaaaggtcatcagAAAGAGCATTTTCAGATAGATCATACATGGGCTCCTATATGTGTTCCATAGAAACTATAAGCCTAACTTCACTCTATAATGAGTTTTGAGCCACTTCTGACCTTaaggaaaggtcaaaggtcaaaatgGAGGGCATTTTTGCACAGACCACGAGTTCCTATGTGAGTTCTAAAGCAATCATTAGCCTATCTACAGTCTTTAAGGCAATATAAGCAGTTTTAGGCATTGATTGACCACTAAggggaggtcaaaggtcagaaTGAAGGTTCTTGGACTATTTTAGCAGTAAACATGTTGTTCATTCCAATTCTAAAGTCAGATATCTGTTTTGAGCCTTACATCTAGGACAAAATATGAGATTTGTATTACTGATAGTGAACATGACCTTGAAGGAAAGGTCAAAgttcaaacatttttttcaaatgaacaCACTTGGGCCCCATGACATGattcatggtgactttgatggaTTTTGCAGGCTGTAAgcctgaaatgcaagaaaatgtgatttgaccttgaaggagaggtcagaggtcaagttAAAGGTCATGCAAGGATACAGCCCATATGGTTTCCCATGCATGTCCTATAGTTCTATAGTCGGGTCCGGACCCAGTGAAGGTTCTATCTGGACCTCGACACATTTCTCATAAATAACTGTTAAATTAACTACTGAGGAAGCGACGCTTTGTACACATACTGGAAAGTCCCAGATAGCGCCCCATACTACTGTGTGTTGTCCAATGACGTAcgttagggctgggcgatatgacttaaaaataatatctcaatatttttgGGGAAGTTTGggcaatacacaatatacatctCAATAATTcttgtaaatatatgcagaatgcaacacattacagcgcaagtgttgtgtgattactattacgtgtgttatgttgttatgggatatatatatatatatacacacacacataaacagtatgatttactgtcacataacaacaataacacacgTGATactaatcacgcaacacatgcgctgtaaaaggtacagattcaggcagatttagcacagccgggtttatagtggcgcatttcacatctgctagacagagaaatttcttctctgactgtcgTGTTTCGATTCTGCTTACCGGTGCAGCtcgtgttaatacaaaatagttataataataaccacttcaccatcttaataaaaagaaaatgaaactttctgcatgtgtttgcattgctttccaatttattaaaatgaaaacaaactttattctttaaatattatacaaattatatacatctaaattagcgggggtggggggtgcctgCAGATTGAGTTTAGCCCGgtgacgagagcggggcggaacGTGTGCATTAAAGTGTCTTTTGGTTATTGTGGTTATTCTGTGTGaattcactctcctccatgtctgtctgtgtttctgatgcacatctCTCACCTCCATCAAGCACgggtggaagaaccgggaagaacgcaaagcgtcgtCCAAATGACTAAACATATTGctgtaaagagtgggatttgcgacacatcgaaataaacgatagagcataacATGAAACGATAAGACtttttctatcgtcacacgatatatatcaatcatatcgcacagccctaacgTATGTTATTGTCAGGTTCTGACACCCGGAAGGGACAGGGAAGGTGGGATCC from Amia ocellicauda isolate fAmiCal2 chromosome 1, fAmiCal2.hap1, whole genome shotgun sequence includes the following:
- the chek1 gene encoding serine/threonine-protein kinase Chk1 yields the protein MAVPFVQDWDLVQTLGEGAYGEVRLLVNRQTGEAVAVKVVDTSRAADCAENMKKEVCINRLLSHAAIVRYFGHRREGPTQYLFLEYCSGGELFDRIEPDVGMPESDAHRFFQQLMAGVEYLHSVGITHRDIKPENLLLDEGDNLKISDFGLATMFRHRGRERRLGRLCGTMPYVAPELLSPGEFHAPPVDLWACGIVLTAMLAGELPWDQPSESCQEYSDWLQKKTFLTPWKKINAAPLSLLSRMLLHDPDKRITIPDIKKDRWYCRSFRTGAKRLSSSSGGQCDSQGSGNKMLRADSEQTGRTRREEGAQVSSSQPEPVTALGSWEVGGGSVPGVGQLLSFSQPACPEHMLLSSQLLGTPGSSQGPWQRLVRRMTRFFTAVGEDRTCSALRDVCLGMGHTWKQSCTNQVTVSTTDRRNNKLIFKVHLLEMEQRILVDFRLSKGDGLEFKRLFLKIKQQLGDIVSHQKVSLPLPVT